A genomic segment from uncultured Alistipes sp. encodes:
- a CDS encoding glycoside hydrolase family 3 C-terminal domain-containing protein: MQKKTLFLLTAVLITAMYSEAQPVTPEHEARARDLVERMTLEEKIDYIGGYNTFFIRPIERLGIPEIRMADGPQGVRNDSSAQLIGRDKKSTLYPCGMAAAATWDRTLVRQMGVGIGQDARARGVHILLGPGVNIYRSPLCGRNFEYFGEDPYLVSETAVSMVAGIQSQGVMACAKHFAANNQEWDRYNVSSDVDERTLHEIYLPSFEKSIRRAGMGAVMSGYHLVNSVHASEYGYLNVEVLRRRWGFKGILMSDWGGTYSTLGPVFNGLDIEMPGGGMMNRSKLLPLIENGVVDETLIDTKVQHILQSLLAFGFFDRPQKDPHIGERNPYSDSVALEVARAGIVLLRNDGLLPLSGGKVLVCGPNAHRVVTGGGSGVVYPFESCSVAEGVRNLGRRFRSLYDTSGWKADLTIFYADSACTVPGARVEYFNSKDLSGEPAHTSVITRIDAEYSSSPLPGIVDEDYSDRYTFYYKPASDSYLYLSAGGDDGYRLSINGEPIIDDWENRAYRSKDIFRRFEAGRIYRFTYEHMDDFSVSRVMFRYSDHMNDPAFWQALDTADAVIVCVGFDAVTEHEGGDRTFSLPDGQTDLIEALLRRNSKVVVVLNAGGGVEMQPWLDRVAAVIQAWYPGQRGGQAVAEIIAGKVCPSGKLPFTIEKCLEDNPTYGNYHTNVDMSMFNTPYQRVAYNEGIFVGYRGFERKGVDPLFEFGYGLSYTTFAYSDLKTRKTGDGWVVSFEVTNTGRRDGSEVAQLYVGDPEASVPRPDKELKGYEKFFLRRGETRRVEISLDDEAFRYYDPRQHRFVVEPGAFEILVGASSRDIRLRTRIHVD, encoded by the coding sequence AAAATCGATTACATCGGAGGTTACAACACCTTCTTCATTCGTCCGATTGAACGGCTCGGGATTCCAGAGATCCGCATGGCAGACGGCCCGCAGGGCGTTCGCAACGATTCCAGCGCCCAACTCATTGGCCGGGACAAGAAGAGTACGCTCTATCCGTGCGGGATGGCTGCTGCGGCGACCTGGGATCGTACACTGGTCCGTCAGATGGGAGTTGGGATCGGCCAGGATGCCCGAGCCCGCGGCGTGCATATTCTTCTGGGTCCGGGTGTGAATATCTACCGTTCGCCGCTTTGCGGACGGAATTTCGAATATTTCGGTGAAGATCCCTATCTGGTGAGTGAAACGGCCGTGAGTATGGTCGCAGGAATCCAGAGCCAGGGAGTGATGGCCTGTGCGAAACACTTCGCAGCCAACAACCAGGAGTGGGACCGTTATAACGTCTCGTCCGACGTGGATGAACGAACGTTACATGAAATTTACCTTCCGTCGTTCGAAAAATCCATTCGCAGGGCCGGAATGGGGGCCGTGATGAGCGGCTACCACCTGGTCAACAGCGTGCACGCTTCGGAATACGGTTATCTCAATGTCGAAGTATTGCGTCGCCGGTGGGGTTTCAAGGGTATCCTCATGTCGGATTGGGGCGGGACCTATTCGACGCTCGGTCCCGTGTTCAACGGGCTCGACATCGAGATGCCGGGCGGCGGAATGATGAACCGTTCCAAACTTCTCCCGCTCATCGAAAACGGGGTTGTCGACGAAACGCTCATCGATACGAAAGTTCAGCACATTCTCCAATCGCTCCTGGCGTTCGGTTTTTTCGATCGGCCGCAAAAGGATCCGCACATCGGTGAGCGTAACCCCTATTCCGACAGTGTGGCTTTGGAGGTGGCGCGTGCCGGGATCGTCTTGCTGCGAAACGACGGTTTGCTGCCGCTCTCCGGAGGAAAGGTTCTGGTTTGCGGGCCCAATGCCCACCGGGTAGTGACGGGCGGTGGCAGCGGGGTGGTTTATCCGTTCGAGAGTTGCTCCGTGGCCGAAGGTGTTCGGAATTTGGGACGGAGGTTCCGATCGCTTTACGATACTTCAGGATGGAAAGCCGACCTGACGATCTTTTACGCTGATTCGGCCTGCACCGTTCCGGGAGCCCGGGTCGAATATTTCAATTCAAAGGATCTCTCCGGGGAACCGGCCCATACGTCAGTCATAACGCGGATCGATGCCGAATATTCCTCTTCTCCGCTTCCGGGAATCGTTGACGAGGACTATTCGGACCGCTATACGTTTTACTACAAGCCTGCGAGCGATTCGTACCTCTACCTCTCGGCGGGAGGAGACGATGGCTACCGCCTGTCGATCAACGGCGAACCGATCATTGACGACTGGGAAAACCGCGCCTATCGTTCGAAGGATATTTTCCGACGCTTCGAAGCCGGACGTATCTATCGGTTTACCTACGAACACATGGACGATTTCTCAGTTTCTCGGGTGATGTTTCGCTACTCGGACCACATGAATGATCCGGCTTTCTGGCAGGCCCTCGATACGGCCGATGCCGTGATTGTCTGTGTGGGTTTCGATGCCGTGACCGAACACGAAGGCGGGGACAGGACCTTCTCTCTCCCCGACGGACAGACCGATCTGATCGAAGCCCTGCTCCGTCGCAATTCGAAGGTCGTTGTGGTGTTGAATGCCGGCGGAGGAGTGGAAATGCAGCCGTGGCTTGATCGGGTTGCTGCGGTGATCCAGGCCTGGTATCCGGGACAGCGGGGCGGACAGGCCGTTGCGGAGATCATTGCCGGAAAGGTCTGTCCGAGCGGGAAACTGCCCTTCACGATTGAGAAATGCCTGGAGGATAATCCCACTTACGGAAACTACCATACCAATGTAGACATGAGCATGTTCAATACGCCCTATCAGCGAGTGGCTTATAATGAAGGAATTTTCGTCGGATACCGGGGTTTCGAGCGGAAGGGAGTGGACCCTCTGTTTGAATTCGGGTACGGTCTCTCCTATACGACGTTCGCGTACTCGGATCTCAAAACCCGGAAGACGGGAGATGGCTGGGTCGTATCGTTCGAGGTGACGAATACGGGCAGACGAGACGGATCCGAAGTGGCGCAACTCTACGTCGGTGATCCGGAGGCCTCGGTTCCCCGCCCGGATAAGGAACTGAAAGGTTATGAAAAATTCTTCCTGCGCCGGGGCGAAACACGCCGGGTTGAGATCTCTCTGGACGACGAGGCGTTCCGTTACTACGATCCCCGGCAGCACCGATTTGTTGTCGAGCCCGGAGCGTTCGAAATCCTGGTCGGAGCCTCGTCGCGCGATATCCGGCTTCGGACACGCATCCATGTAGATTGA